One genomic segment of Amycolatopsis sp. Hca4 includes these proteins:
- a CDS encoding L-aspartate oxidase, with translation MTTPVNDPRAKTPVWEARADLVVIGSGVAGLTAALRAQALGLHVLVITKAAVADGNTRWAQGGVAVVMENEHDLDDSVARHAEDTFTAGAGLCDEAAVRSILDGGPAAVARLRADGAQFDAAASGLLARAREGGHSAFRVIHAGGDATGAEVERALVAQAGQTGVPVLEHHIAVDALRTPGGRVAGVTVLDHHGVPGVVRAPAVLVASGGLGQLYQATSNPEIATGDGIALALRAGATVADIEFVQFHPTVLYTPGARGRCPLVTEAVRGEGATLVDGAGLPVMRGVHPLGDLAPRDVVSAAITRRMLTAPGGIDDHVFLDATGIEGFAQRFPTVFGACAALGLDPAVDPIPVTPAAHFSCGGIVTTVAGRSSVAGLYAAGEVARTGLHGANRLASNSLLEGLVVGQRVAEAVAADLAAGLLADPARGRLPSWTTAPAAERDSLQRVMSRYAAIGRDADGLAAAGSVLDLSLSDTPLWTHAAVEDAALTVVAQAMLAAAVRRTESRGCHVRTDFPDRDDAWRRSQLIRLSPSGQPVLADPIPLEGVA, from the coding sequence ATGACCACGCCGGTTAATGACCCACGGGCGAAAACTCCGGTCTGGGAAGCACGCGCCGACCTGGTCGTGATCGGCAGCGGCGTCGCGGGGCTGACCGCGGCGCTGCGGGCGCAGGCCCTCGGGCTGCACGTCCTGGTGATCACCAAGGCCGCCGTTGCGGACGGCAACACGCGCTGGGCCCAGGGCGGCGTCGCCGTGGTCATGGAGAACGAGCACGACCTCGACGACTCGGTCGCCAGGCACGCGGAAGACACGTTCACCGCCGGCGCCGGCCTGTGCGACGAGGCGGCGGTGCGCTCGATCCTCGACGGCGGGCCGGCCGCGGTGGCCCGGCTGCGGGCCGACGGCGCGCAGTTCGACGCTGCGGCGTCCGGCCTGCTCGCGCGGGCCCGCGAAGGCGGGCACAGCGCCTTCCGCGTCATCCACGCCGGTGGCGACGCGACCGGCGCCGAGGTCGAACGCGCGCTGGTCGCGCAGGCCGGGCAGACGGGGGTGCCGGTGCTGGAGCACCACATCGCCGTCGACGCGCTGCGCACGCCCGGCGGCCGGGTCGCCGGCGTCACGGTGCTGGACCACCACGGCGTACCCGGCGTCGTCCGCGCGCCGGCCGTGCTGGTGGCCAGCGGCGGCCTCGGGCAGCTCTACCAGGCGACGTCGAACCCGGAGATCGCCACCGGCGACGGCATCGCCCTCGCGCTGCGGGCCGGTGCGACGGTGGCGGACATCGAGTTCGTCCAGTTCCACCCGACCGTGCTCTACACGCCGGGCGCCCGCGGCCGCTGCCCGCTGGTCACCGAAGCGGTGCGCGGCGAGGGGGCGACACTGGTCGACGGCGCCGGCCTGCCGGTGATGCGGGGTGTGCACCCGCTCGGCGACCTCGCCCCGCGTGACGTCGTCTCGGCGGCGATCACGCGGCGGATGCTCACCGCGCCGGGCGGCATCGACGACCACGTCTTCCTGGACGCGACCGGCATCGAGGGGTTCGCGCAGCGGTTCCCTACGGTGTTCGGGGCGTGCGCGGCGCTGGGTCTCGACCCGGCCGTCGACCCGATTCCGGTGACCCCGGCGGCGCACTTCTCGTGCGGTGGCATCGTGACCACTGTGGCCGGTCGCTCGTCCGTGGCCGGGCTGTACGCGGCCGGCGAGGTCGCGCGCACCGGGCTGCACGGTGCGAACCGGCTGGCGTCCAACAGCCTGCTCGAAGGGCTGGTCGTCGGGCAGCGCGTGGCGGAGGCCGTCGCGGCGGACCTCGCGGCCGGGCTGCTGGCCGACCCGGCGCGCGGGCGCCTGCCGTCGTGGACCACCGCGCCCGCGGCGGAACGCGACTCGCTGCAGCGCGTGATGAGCCGGTACGCGGCCATCGGCCGGGACGCCGACGGGCTGGCGGCCGCCGGTTCGGTGCTCGATCTCTCCCTTTCGGACACTCCGTTGTGGACGCACGCGGCGGTCGAGGACGCGGCGCTGACCGTGGTGGCGCAGGCGATGCTCGCCGCGGCCGTCCGGCGCACCGAGTCGCGGGGCTGCCACGTGCGGACCGACTTCCCGGACCGTGACGACGCCTGGCGGCGCAGCCAGCTGATCCGGCTCAGCCCCTCCGGCCAGCCCGTGCTGGCCGACCCGATCCCCCTGGAGGGCGTGGCATGA
- the nadC gene encoding carboxylating nicotinate-nucleotide diphosphorylase, which translates to MTFPISDTVRRLVAAAGLDVDDVERVVTTALGEDLRYGPDATTASTVPADAAAVAELTPRVDGVVAGLPVALAVFDMVLGDGYEVLARREDGDRLVAGEPALVLAGPVRGLLTAERTALNLLCHLSGVATATAAWVSEVDGTGCAIRDSRKTLPGLRLLQKYAVRCGGGVNHRLGLGDAVLIKDNHVVAAGSVTAALAAARAHAPELACEVEVDTLDQLDEALAAGADEVLLDNFTPEQCRRAVARRDEVSPKTRLESSGGLTLDRGRAYALSGVDYLSVGGLTHSSPALDLGMDLR; encoded by the coding sequence ATGACGTTCCCGATCTCCGACACCGTCCGCCGGCTGGTCGCGGCCGCCGGGCTGGACGTCGACGACGTCGAGCGCGTGGTCACCACGGCGCTGGGCGAGGACCTGCGGTACGGGCCGGACGCGACGACGGCCTCGACGGTGCCCGCGGACGCGGCCGCGGTCGCCGAGCTGACCCCGCGCGTCGACGGCGTCGTCGCCGGGCTGCCGGTGGCGCTCGCGGTGTTCGACATGGTCCTCGGCGACGGGTACGAGGTGCTGGCCCGGCGCGAAGACGGTGACCGGCTGGTCGCCGGGGAACCGGCGCTGGTGCTGGCCGGTCCGGTGCGCGGGCTGCTCACCGCCGAGCGCACGGCGCTGAACCTGCTGTGCCACCTCTCCGGCGTCGCCACCGCGACCGCCGCCTGGGTGTCCGAAGTGGACGGTACCGGGTGCGCGATCCGCGACTCCCGCAAGACGCTGCCGGGGCTGCGGCTGCTGCAGAAGTACGCCGTCCGCTGCGGCGGCGGGGTCAACCACCGGCTGGGACTCGGTGACGCGGTGCTGATCAAGGACAACCACGTCGTCGCGGCGGGTTCGGTGACCGCGGCGCTGGCCGCGGCCCGTGCGCACGCGCCGGAACTGGCCTGCGAGGTCGAGGTCGACACGCTCGACCAGCTGGACGAAGCGCTGGCCGCCGGGGCGGACGAGGTGCTGCTGGACAACTTCACGCCCGAGCAGTGCCGCCGGGCGGTGGCGCGCCGCGACGAGGTTTCGCCGAAGACGCGGCTGGAATCCTCTGGTGGGCTCACCCTGGACCGTGGTAGGGCGTACGCACTGTCCGGTGTGGACTACCTGTCGGTGGGCGGGCTGACCCACTCCTCGCCGGCGTTGGACCTCGGCATGGACCTGCGCTGA
- a CDS encoding S8 family serine peptidase, with translation MLAVAGLLTASGVLGAPAASAEGCANPSGTYTGEVPWGQRLVDPARLWPLTRGDGQLVAVLGTGVDAQNAQFAPGQLEGGAGTERTDCDGRGTIAAGIVGAQPDPATTFAGVAPGVRLLPIRYTAGDGGDPGQLADAIDRAVDRRASVILVAVPAAADSPALSGAVARARSAGAVVVSAASATQQGARTYPTATSGVLAVGSVNQAGEPVQTEAGDYVGVAAPGADLVSTSAGAGGAAAHRWPVTDPSLAAGYVAGVAALVRAYHPELSGDQVVTRLTLTAHRPPSGAHDPRLGWGVLDAYAAVSSTLPADVPPPGAVPPSASAPAVVPAAAPAPPPSDVPAGTIALAGVALAAAAGVTVAAVRRARRRGWRPTRFTP, from the coding sequence GTGCTCGCGGTGGCAGGCCTTCTGACGGCGTCGGGCGTGCTGGGGGCTCCGGCCGCTTCGGCGGAGGGCTGCGCGAACCCGTCCGGCACCTACACCGGCGAGGTCCCGTGGGGCCAGCGCCTGGTCGACCCGGCGCGGTTGTGGCCGCTGACCCGCGGCGACGGCCAGCTGGTGGCCGTGCTCGGCACCGGCGTCGACGCGCAGAACGCGCAGTTCGCGCCCGGCCAGCTCGAAGGCGGCGCCGGCACCGAGCGCACGGACTGCGACGGCCGCGGCACGATCGCGGCCGGGATCGTCGGCGCGCAGCCGGATCCGGCGACGACGTTCGCCGGCGTCGCGCCCGGCGTGCGGCTGCTGCCGATCCGGTACACGGCGGGCGACGGCGGCGATCCGGGCCAGCTGGCCGACGCGATCGACCGGGCCGTGGACCGGCGCGCGAGCGTGATCCTGGTCGCCGTGCCCGCGGCGGCCGACAGCCCGGCGCTGTCCGGTGCGGTGGCGCGGGCGCGGTCCGCCGGTGCGGTGGTCGTCTCGGCGGCGTCGGCGACCCAGCAGGGCGCGCGGACTTATCCGACGGCGACGTCCGGGGTACTGGCCGTGGGGTCGGTGAACCAGGCGGGCGAGCCGGTGCAGACGGAAGCGGGGGACTACGTCGGGGTCGCGGCACCGGGCGCGGACCTGGTGAGCACATCGGCGGGCGCGGGCGGCGCGGCGGCGCACCGCTGGCCGGTGACCGATCCGAGCCTCGCGGCGGGGTACGTCGCCGGGGTCGCGGCGCTGGTGCGGGCCTACCACCCGGAGCTGTCCGGCGACCAGGTCGTCACCCGCCTGACGTTGACGGCCCACCGCCCGCCGTCCGGGGCACACGACCCGCGGCTGGGCTGGGGAGTCCTGGACGCGTACGCGGCGGTGTCCTCGACGCTGCCCGCCGACGTCCCGCCGCCCGGTGCGGTTCCGCCGTCGGCCTCGGCCCCGGCGGTGGTCCCGGCCGCCGCTCCCGCACCGCCCCCGTCGGACGTCCCGGCGGGCACGATCGCCCTGGCCGGGGTCGCCTTGGCCGCGGCCGCCGGCGTGACGGTGGCGGCGGTCCGCCGCGCCCGCCGTCGAGGCTGGCGTCCCACCCGCTTCACCCCGTAA
- a CDS encoding IS3 family transposase, with protein MIYRYRFISEHRTTFGVKRLCQVLGLRRQGFHEWVAAEEARAARAEAEAGLVRVIAGIHAEHRGAYGVPRVTAELHRRGIVVNHKRVERLMREHGLAGITRRKRRALTRPAAGPTAPVGDLIRRDFTASAPGTRLVGDITCLPTFEGWLYLATVIDLHTREIVGHAMADHMRTTLVCQAIDLAAARGLIQPDAVFHSDRGVQYTSGQFRTALAERKIRPSVGRVGSCYDNAVAEAFFATLKTEIGTTIWPTRAAARHDVFTWLRYYNNKRLHSAIGQHTPAEARTNYAQALAA; from the coding sequence ATGATCTACCGCTACCGGTTCATCTCCGAACACCGCACCACCTTCGGTGTGAAGCGGTTGTGCCAGGTCCTCGGCTTGCGCCGGCAGGGCTTCCACGAGTGGGTCGCCGCCGAGGAGGCCCGGGCCGCGCGGGCGGAGGCCGAGGCCGGGCTGGTTCGGGTGATCGCCGGAATTCACGCCGAGCACCGGGGTGCTTATGGGGTGCCGCGAGTGACTGCGGAGCTGCACCGGCGCGGGATCGTGGTGAATCACAAGCGGGTGGAGCGGCTGATGCGGGAGCACGGGCTGGCCGGGATCACCCGCCGCAAACGCCGAGCGTTGACCCGGCCCGCGGCCGGCCCGACCGCGCCGGTCGGTGATCTGATCCGCCGCGACTTCACCGCATCCGCGCCCGGCACCCGGCTGGTCGGGGACATCACTTGCCTGCCCACCTTCGAGGGCTGGCTCTACCTGGCCACCGTCATCGACCTGCACACCCGCGAAATCGTCGGCCACGCCATGGCCGACCATATGCGCACCACCCTGGTCTGCCAGGCCATCGACCTCGCCGCAGCCCGCGGCCTCATCCAGCCCGATGCGGTGTTCCATTCCGACCGCGGCGTCCAGTACACCTCCGGCCAGTTCCGCACCGCGCTCGCCGAAAGGAAGATCCGCCCGTCAGTGGGGCGGGTCGGGTCCTGCTACGACAACGCCGTCGCCGAAGCCTTCTTCGCCACGTTGAAGACCGAGATCGGCACCACGATCTGGCCCACCAGAGCAGCAGCCCGCCACGACGTGTTCACCTGGCTGCGCTACTACAACAACAAGAGACTGCACTCCGCCATCGGCCAGCACACCCCGGCCGAAGCCCGAACCAACTACGCTCAAGCCCTGGCTGCCTGA
- a CDS encoding transposase translates to MSRRSKYPEQFRRDAVELVNSSDRPLRQIARELGVNHETLRSWVNVAKQAAEAGPPAEDPAVTDEVTRLRKQVAELQKEKEILRKAAAYFAREMDR, encoded by the coding sequence GTGTCTCGCAGGTCGAAGTATCCGGAGCAGTTCCGTCGTGACGCGGTCGAGCTGGTCAACTCGAGTGACCGGCCGTTGCGGCAGATCGCCCGCGAACTCGGGGTCAACCACGAGACGCTGCGCTCGTGGGTGAACGTGGCCAAGCAGGCCGCCGAAGCCGGGCCGCCGGCAGAGGACCCGGCGGTGACCGATGAGGTGACGCGGTTGCGGAAGCAGGTCGCTGAGCTGCAGAAGGAGAAGGAGATCCTGCGGAAAGCGGCCGCCTATTTTGCGCGCGAGATGGATCGATGA
- a CDS encoding alpha/beta hydrolase, with amino-acid sequence MTAAGYRVAPARLDTVAGEFGSRAESLGTAQSAVAGEKLPAAAFGQVSESAAAAKTFEKTMTELGAKLESSVSRLRTLQSGLTACAAGYRRADAQVAAMYRALLPEDPLPRAGNPAGIGGSADTGAWAHAIADNRGKVADALTAERLRLAALTDPDEVARSQARIKLYEDILAHDRQILRFDPSGNGRIVELVGHIEPGTRNVGLFVPGVNTQMSNFDAYAGLGRSLVAADPSGRTAVVVWADGVFPQGPVAQGPDAGYAQAMAPDLKHFADDLRGEIASHAGSGVSLTAIGHSYGGATVGLAEAHGLDVDRVLHVESAGMGHGVWSPSDLPASQAGVQRFSMTAPLDPIVLAQGNAWGLEWTGIGHGADPDVFSGVTELPTGNDASGSALWGVSSHNDVLKPGSDSWTNIYRVLTSGGDLR; translated from the coding sequence ATGACGGCGGCGGGCTACCGCGTCGCCCCGGCGCGCCTGGACACCGTGGCGGGCGAGTTCGGCTCGCGGGCCGAAAGCTTGGGCACGGCGCAGTCGGCGGTGGCGGGCGAGAAGCTGCCCGCCGCCGCCTTCGGCCAGGTCAGCGAGTCCGCGGCCGCGGCCAAGACGTTCGAGAAGACGATGACGGAGCTGGGCGCGAAGCTCGAATCGAGCGTGTCCCGGCTCCGGACACTCCAAAGTGGACTGACGGCCTGCGCGGCCGGCTACCGGCGGGCGGACGCACAGGTCGCGGCGATGTACCGGGCGCTGCTGCCCGAGGACCCGTTGCCCCGCGCGGGAAACCCGGCCGGGATCGGCGGCTCGGCCGACACCGGGGCGTGGGCGCACGCGATCGCGGACAACCGCGGCAAGGTCGCCGACGCGTTGACCGCCGAGCGGTTGCGGCTGGCCGCGTTGACCGATCCCGACGAGGTCGCGCGGTCACAGGCGCGGATCAAGCTGTACGAGGACATCCTCGCGCACGACCGGCAGATCCTGCGGTTCGATCCGTCCGGCAACGGGCGGATCGTCGAGCTGGTCGGGCACATCGAGCCGGGGACGCGGAACGTCGGGCTGTTCGTGCCGGGCGTCAACACGCAGATGTCGAACTTCGACGCCTACGCCGGCCTCGGGCGCAGCCTGGTGGCCGCGGACCCGTCCGGGCGCACGGCGGTCGTCGTCTGGGCCGACGGGGTGTTCCCGCAGGGGCCGGTGGCGCAGGGGCCGGACGCGGGGTACGCGCAGGCGATGGCGCCGGACCTCAAGCACTTCGCCGACGACCTGCGCGGCGAGATCGCGAGCCACGCGGGCTCCGGCGTCTCGCTGACCGCGATCGGGCACAGCTACGGCGGGGCGACGGTCGGGCTGGCCGAGGCCCACGGCCTCGACGTCGACCGCGTCCTGCACGTGGAGTCGGCGGGCATGGGCCACGGCGTGTGGTCGCCGTCCGACCTGCCGGCGAGCCAGGCGGGCGTCCAGCGGTTCTCGATGACGGCCCCGCTGGACCCGATCGTGCTCGCGCAGGGCAACGCGTGGGGCCTGGAGTGGACCGGCATCGGCCACGGTGCGGACCCGGACGTCTTCTCCGGCGTGACCGAGCTGCCGACCGGCAACGACGCTTCCGGTTCGGCGCTGTGGGGCGTGTCGTCGCACAACGACGTGCTGAAGCCGGGTTCCGATTCGTGGACGAACATCTACCGCGTGCTCACCTCGGGCGGTGACCTCCGATGA
- a CDS encoding WXG100 family type VII secretion target, protein MTNTAHTNFAAYSHQQLYAMLQAGDPNSARHAADKWKSAALHLHEQAHNLNAELTEFKDQWTGGAADQYQRMIIDLANGISKVAQTAEAMNVMLDDAADALVKAKKEMPPPVSVPDVAPADVALAVNPPLLPPDASPAVIQAAAQQRQQAIANVEAQQAAANAAGSAHGKAIVVMTQLAGEYTVAEESIPASPNAVQTPATPPAGGGAGSTGSPGLVGNGMTGGPGVVVTPTDGHPLPGGGTTTQPGTTVPTSNPLFGDMFTAGLAAASAAAFGRFGSIMPKVPSWATGKDPKDDKEQPPGTKLGGGGAGVEGGTGGGIPIGGGDAPSLGGGGVPVGGGLTGPGEVPAAHSGLAGDGGAGNALSGLAGGAAGAVGAAAAKSAMPMMPMMPMGMGGGGDMGSGRRIPAWLVETENVWGQSAPVAPPVIGEDSV, encoded by the coding sequence ATGACGAACACCGCGCACACGAACTTCGCCGCCTACAGCCACCAGCAGCTGTACGCGATGCTGCAGGCCGGCGACCCGAACAGCGCGCGGCACGCCGCCGACAAGTGGAAGTCCGCCGCGCTGCACCTGCACGAGCAGGCCCACAACCTCAACGCCGAGCTGACCGAGTTCAAGGACCAGTGGACAGGTGGCGCGGCCGACCAGTACCAGCGGATGATCATCGACCTCGCGAACGGCATCTCGAAGGTGGCGCAGACCGCGGAGGCGATGAACGTGATGCTCGACGACGCCGCCGACGCGCTGGTCAAGGCCAAGAAGGAGATGCCGCCGCCGGTCTCGGTGCCGGACGTCGCCCCGGCCGACGTCGCGCTCGCGGTGAACCCGCCGCTGCTGCCGCCGGACGCCTCCCCGGCTGTTATCCAGGCCGCGGCGCAGCAGCGCCAGCAGGCCATCGCGAACGTCGAAGCGCAGCAGGCCGCCGCGAACGCCGCCGGGTCGGCGCACGGCAAAGCGATCGTCGTGATGACCCAGCTCGCCGGCGAGTACACCGTCGCGGAGGAGTCGATCCCGGCTTCGCCGAACGCCGTCCAGACACCGGCGACGCCGCCCGCGGGCGGTGGCGCGGGCAGCACCGGCTCACCGGGGCTCGTCGGCAACGGCATGACCGGCGGTCCCGGTGTCGTCGTCACCCCCACCGACGGGCACCCGCTGCCCGGTGGCGGCACGACGACCCAGCCGGGGACGACCGTGCCGACGTCGAACCCGCTGTTCGGCGACATGTTCACCGCCGGGCTCGCCGCGGCTTCGGCCGCCGCGTTCGGCCGGTTCGGCTCGATCATGCCGAAGGTGCCGTCGTGGGCGACCGGCAAGGACCCCAAGGACGACAAGGAACAGCCTCCCGGCACGAAGCTCGGCGGGGGCGGCGCCGGTGTCGAAGGCGGCACCGGCGGCGGCATCCCGATCGGCGGCGGTGACGCGCCTTCGCTCGGCGGCGGCGGTGTCCCGGTCGGCGGTGGGCTCACCGGCCCGGGCGAGGTCCCGGCGGCGCACTCCGGCCTGGCCGGGGACGGCGGCGCGGGCAACGCGCTGAGCGGGCTCGCGGGCGGGGCGGCGGGCGCCGTGGGCGCGGCGGCGGCCAAGAGCGCGATGCCGATGATGCCCATGATGCCGATGGGCATGGGCGGCGGCGGGGACATGGGCTCCGGACGGCGGATCCCGGCGTGGCTGGTGGAGACCGAGAACGTCTGGGGCCAGTCGGCCCCGGTCGCGCCCCCGGTCATCGGCGAAGACAGCGTCTGA
- a CDS encoding WXG100 family type VII secretion target, producing the protein MSSPGFQADSAAMTRAVQGFEETATNAKSTMASLESELTEALRNYKGDQAVAFWDLQRRLQEKMSAAVKELDTMSQLVHTSHANYGRGDADVHQSFQGVGNTLEGSGVLPRLNP; encoded by the coding sequence ATGTCCAGTCCGGGATTCCAGGCAGATTCCGCTGCCATGACGCGCGCCGTCCAGGGTTTCGAGGAAACCGCGACGAACGCCAAGTCCACGATGGCCAGCTTGGAGTCCGAGCTGACCGAGGCGCTGCGCAACTACAAGGGCGACCAGGCCGTGGCCTTCTGGGACCTCCAGCGGCGGCTGCAGGAGAAGATGTCCGCCGCGGTGAAGGAGCTCGACACGATGTCGCAGCTCGTGCACACCAGCCACGCGAACTACGGCCGCGGTGACGCCGACGTCCACCAGAGCTTCCAGGGGGTCGGCAACACCCTCGAGGGCTCGGGCGTGCTCCCCCGCCTCAACCCCTGA